Proteins encoded by one window of Catharus ustulatus isolate bCatUst1 chromosome Z, bCatUst1.pri.v2, whole genome shotgun sequence:
- the LOC117010810 gene encoding phospholipase A2 inhibitor NAI-like, protein MRVSLGLSLFLAFLNSGTCLQCEICHSMGKSCSGPLKTCTGGEDTCGIILHEVLIGGMAISSSIKSCLPSHVCHLGPVTVNYGKVKAKSHLVCCTGEDCRTTSVSLPPDNDVPNGYQCPACYSVDSFQCGNEVVNCTGSEDQCVDLAGLMNAGGLSLKAAMKGCTTISECSMVGDGKNSLGVMDIKLKRFECRPASVMHRVALAGVAPLHTTFLPVLSGFILEKVLF, encoded by the exons ATGAGAGTATCCCTTGGACTCAGCTTATTCCTGGCTTTCCTGAACTCAG GGACCTGCCTCCAGTGTGAGATATGTCACAGCATGGGAAAAAGCTGCTCTGGCCCCCTGAAAACCTGCACTGGTGGTGAAGACACCTGTGGCATTATTCTGCATGAGGTCCTAATAG GGGGAATGGCCATCTCTTCATCCATCAAGTCCTGCCTGCCATCCCACGTCTGCCACCTTGGTCCTGTCACTGTGAACTACGGGAAGGTGAAAGCAAAGAGCCACTTGGTTTGCTGCACGGGCGAAGACTGCCGGACCACCTCCGTGTCAT TGCCTCCAGATAATGATGTGCCCAATGGATACCAGTGTCCTGCCTGCTACAGCGTGGACTCCTTTCAGTGTGGTAATGAAGTTGTAAACTGCACTGGATCTGAAGACCAATGTGTTGACCTTGCTGGGTTAATGAATGCTG GTGGACTGTCTCTGAAAGCTGCCATGAAGGGTTGCACCACCATTTCTGAATGCAGTATGGTAGGAGATGGAAAAAACAGCCTGGGAGTGATGGACATAAAGTTGAAACGATTTGAGTGCAGACCAGCTTCTGTTATGCACAGGGTGGCTTTGGCTGGAGTTGCCCCTCTACATACGACCTTCCTCCCTGTCCTGTCAGGATTCATCCTGGAGAAGGTACTTTTCTGA